The DNA sequence GCGGAACTGGGCAGCTTTTGTACCAACTCAACAATGGCACCTTGCAAAGCAACCCCGTCTTCACCAATGTACCCAACGGACAGTACACCATCACCGTTTACGACGCCAATGATTGTACCACCACCCTCAGTGCTACCGTGGCGGTCAACACCCTCGTGGTGAATGCTACTTTGGTCAGCGACATTACTTGTAACAACGCCAATGACGGAAGCCTACAGGTCAGCGTGAGCGGTGGCACCCCTGCATTCATGTACAGCATCGATGGTGAAAACTACCAAAGCAGCCCTATTTTCAGCGGACTTGCCGGAGGAAGTTACACCGTCACCGTTTTGGACAGTGAAGGGTTTACCCAAACGACCAACAGCATTACCATCACCAATCCCGCAGCCATCAACGCTACCGCCATGGTAACCGACGATGTGATCACTATAAACGCGACGGGCGGAACCGGGCAGCTTTTGTACCAACTCAACAATGGCACCTTGCAAAGCAACCCCGTCTTCACCAATGTACCCAACGGACAGTACACCATCACCGTTTACGACGCCAATGATTGTACCACCTCCCTCAGTGCTACCGTGGCGGTCAACACCCTCGTGGTGAGTGCGACTTTGGTCAGCGACATTACTTGTAACAACGCCAATGACGGAAGTCTACAGGTCAGCGTGAGCGGTGGCACCCCTGCATTCATGTACAGCCTCGACGGTGAAAATTACCAAAGCAGCCCCATTTTTAGTGGACTTGCTGCCGGAAGTTACACCGTCACCGTTTTGGACAGTGAAGGGTTTACCCAAACGACCAACAGCATTACCATCACCAATCCCGCAGCCATCAACGCTACCGCCATGGTAACCGACGATGTGATCACTGTAAACGCGACGGGCGGAACCGGGCAGCTTTTGTACCAACTCAACAATGGTACCCTGCAAAGCAACCCCGTTTTCACCAACGTACCCAACGGGCAGTACAACATCACCGTTTACGACGCCAATGATTGTACCACCTCCCTCAGTGCTACCGTGGCGGTCAACACTCTTGTGGTGAATGCTATCTTGATACGAAACATGAGTTGTCACAACGTGAACGACGGGCGACTTATGGCCGAAGTTCAAGGTGGCACACCACCTTTCCAGTATAGTCTGGATGGGGAGAACTATCAAAATGAAGCTTTGTTTACTGGCCTCAGTGCAGGCACTTACACCGTCACGGTGTTGGATGCCGAAGGGTTTACCCAAACCACCAACAGCATTACCATCACCAACCCAACGGTCGTAAGCATGATGGTGATGGTGGATGGTTCTACCATTACCGTCACTGCTAGCGGCGGAACGGGCACCTTGATGTACAGTATCAACGGCCAGGATTTCCAGACGGAAAACAGCTTTACCAATGTTCCTGACGGTATTTACCAGGTGAGTGTGCGCGACGAAAACGGTTGTGCGGTGGCCATGCAAGCCATTGTTGCTGTTAACGGCTTGCTCGCCAGCGTTCAGGTCGTCAACCAGGTAGCTTGCTTTGGCGACGCGGATGGTAGTCTGGTCGTTACTGCGAGCGGCGGCATTGCGCCTTACCAATACAGTCTGGATGGTGAAACCTTTACGGAAGAGAACACCTTCGGCAACCTTCCCGCTGGCGATTACCAGGTGACGGTAGCAGATGCCGCTGGGGCAATGTTTACCACAAATATTGTAACCATTGAGGAACCCAGTGCGCTCAACTTGGTTCTCAGCGTCATGACGGATAACATCAACGCTGAAGTAACGGGCGGCACAGCTCCTTATGAATACAGCCTGAATGGGGGTGACTTCCAAACCTCATCTATCTTCCCTGACTTACCTCCGGGTGATTACCAAGTGACCGTTTTAGATGCCAATGATTGTGCTACGGAAGGATTTATCAGCATTCTGGTAGGTGTGTTTACCGCTGCTGACCCTAGTTTGAACCTCCAAGTCTACCCTAACCCCAACACTGGTCAGTTTGACTTATTGCTGGCACAGGCTACGGGCAACAAGCTCACTTGCAAGGTATTCAATAGCGCTGGGGCTTTGGTAGCACACGAGCTGCTGGCTAAACCAGGATTTGAGTTACGTCATTCCTTTGACTTGCAGTTCTTGCCTCCAGGCCTCTATCAACTCGTACTTTTCGATGCTGATGCCTTCGGAACAGTGAGGGTGATGGTGGTGAGGTAGATTTAATTTTGATGGATTAAACAAGATGGACACGGTTGGTTTATTATAGACCGTGTCCATCTATTTGATCCGAGTGCTATTCTACAAAAAAAGAAAACATATTAAGTCTTGTATCGTTAAGCATATTAGAAATACAAGTAGAAAGTGTGAGTTATTCCCAATGAGGCCCAGCTTGCTGATCGCTAATATCTTAGTTATTTGTATTCCGTCACTAGGAATAAAAAAACAGCTATTCTTATCCATTTAATTCTCCGTATCTTCGCGCGGTAAAAGAAACCATAACACCTTGAAATTTACAGAATTCGGCTTTAGTGCAACGCTCATGGAAGGATTGGACGCCATGGGATTCTACGAAGCTACCCCAATACAAGAACAAGCTATCCCTGCAATTATGGCCGGGAAAGACCTGCTGGGTTGTGCCCAGACCGGGACGGGTAAAACGGCAGCTTTTTTACTGCCTATCCTTGATCGTTATACTTCCGAACCACACAAGGGGATTGACACCCTGATTATTGGCCCTACCCGAGAGTTGGTACAGCAAGTAGACCGCCAACTGGAGGGCTTTTCTTACTTCACCCCGGTGAGTTCGATTCCTATTTATGGTGGTCGCGATGGCCGGTCTATGGATCAGGAGCGAAAAGCACTCAAAACCGGTGCGCCAGTAATTGTGGCAACTCCTGGTCGCTTGATTGCTCACCTGGACTTAGGTTATGTAGACTTCAGCCAAGTGCGGCACTTTATCCTGGACGAAGCGGATCGCATGCTTGATATGGGCTTTGTGCATGATATTCTTAAAATTGCTTCTCATTTGCCACAGAAGCGGCAGACCTTGCTGTTTTCAGCGACTATGCCAACACGGATTCGCAAATTTGCCCGTGACTTGTTCAATAACGAACCTGTGGAAGTGAATGTGGCAGTCTCAAAGCCTGCTGAAAATATACTCCAGGGTGCTTACGAACTGGAGGATGAAGGAAAAGTAAAACTGGTAGCTCACCTCCTACAAGGTAAAAAGAACCTACAACGAACCATCATTTTTGCGAGTACCAAGAAAAAAGTTCGGGAGGTCAATACCGCGCTTCAACGTGCGGGCTTGAGTGTAGCAGCTATTTCTTCTGACCTGGATCAGAATGCGCGTGAGGATGCATTGCAGGATTTCCGTAGTGGAAAAATTCCGATTGTGGTAGCAACCGACGTCCTCTCCAGAGGTATTGATATTAAAGGAATTGATGTGGTCATCAACTACGATGTACCACCCGATCCTGAAGATTATGTACACCGTATCGGTCGTACAGCGCGTGCCGATGCTTCGGGTGTTGCCCTGACATTTATCAGTCGTGGCGACCGTGGTCGTTTCCGTCGTATTGAGGAAATGATCAATATGGAGATACGCCGTATGCCTTTGCCCGAAGGTATTCCTGTAGGCAGCCCTCCCTCAAAAGGAGGACGCAGCAGTAGCGGCGGACGCGGGCGTGGAGGCAACTCCCGCAGCGGTGGTCGCAACTCAAGCCGAGGCAGCAGCGACAACCGTGGAGGTAGTGGAAGTAGTCGTTCTGGCGGTCGTCGTAGCGACGGCCCTAAAAAAACATAAGTAAAAGCGCTAAAACAACGGCAGCAGCATAGCAATCTATGATTTATCTTGAGCTAGAGAACGTTTCCAAATCTTACGGCGAAAAAGTTTTATTCGACCGAATCAGTCTGCCCATCAACAAGGGAAACAAAGTAGCACTGGTAGCAAAAAACGGTACTGGTAAGTCTACTTTACTACGTGTTGCTGGCGGGGTAGACTTGCCGGAAGGGCTGGGCGCCAAAGTATACATCCACCGTGATGCTCGGATGCACTATTTGGTGCAAGAGCCAGATTTTGGGGAAGAGCAGACCATCCTGGATGCGATCTTTGAAGGAGACAACCCCATGCTTAAAGCCATTGAGCGTTACGAACGCGCGCTGCTGATTCCCGACAAAGCAGAAGACCTCCAAAAAGCACTCTCCAAGATGGACGAGTTGAGAGCCTGGGATTTTGAAGCACGCATCAAGGAAGTCCTCAGTAAGCTCAAGATTGATGATCTCCAAAAGAAAATCAAACATCTCTCGGGTGGTCAACGCAAACGCGTAGCACTGGCTCGACTCATCATTGACGAGCCGGATCTCATCATTCTCGATGAGCCAACCAACCACTTGGATTTGGACATGATCGAATGGTTGGAGGAGTTTTTACGCCAACCCAGCCTTACCATCCTGATGGTGACGCACGACCGCTATTTCCTGGAAAGGGTATGCGACTACATCGTAGAACTCGACCAGGGTGAGTTGTTTAAATACAGCGGTAATTACAGCGAGTTTTTGCGTAAGAAAGCCACTCGCTTTGAGATTGAAGGTAACGAACACGAGAAGAACAAAAAGTCGCTAAAGCGGGAATTGGAATGGCTCAATCGTCAACCCAAAGCCCGCGGCACCAAAGGCAAGGCCCGTGTCAACAGTGTCTTGGAACTGAAAGACAGAGTAGAAGACTTTTCTCGTGACGCAGAAATGCAAATCGACATCAAAGGCCAGCGTCTTGGCAAGACCATCCTCGAAGCGTACAGTGTCAACAAGTCTTACGGTGACCACTTGATCATCAAAGATTTTGACTACAAATTCAAGAAAGGAGAACGCATCGGCATTGCGGGCCCCAACGGCGTGGGTAAAACCACCTTTTTGCACCTGCTCACCGAGGAAGAACGCCCCACTGGAGGCAAGATCGTCGTTGGTGGCAATACCGTTTTTGGGTACTACACCCAGGACGGGATGCAGCTGAAGGAAGACCAGACCGTGATCGAAGTGATTCGCGACATTGCGGAATTTATTCCTTTAGAGAAAGGCGCAAAATTGACCGCAGAGCAACTGCTGGAGCGATTCTTGTTCCCACGTTCCCAGCAACGCGTATATGTCAGTCAACTGAGTGGTGGTGAGCGCCGCCGCCTTTATCTGCTGACGGTCTTGATGAAAAACCCCAACTTCCTCATCCTGGATGAGCCTACCAATGATTTGGACATCATGACCTTGAATGTGCTGGAAGATTTCCTTATGGACTTTCCCGGTTGCATTATCATCGTTTCGCACGACCGCTTTTTTCTCGATAAGCTGGTAGATCATCTTTTTGTCTTCGAAGGAGAAGGTAAAATTCGCGACTTCCTCGGCACCTACAGCGAATACCGCGTTGATCAACTGGAACGCGAACGCGCCCAACGCAGTGAAGAACGCAAAGAAGAACAACAACGTAAAGCCGAAGTAGAAGAACTGAAACCCGGTCTTACGCAAGAACAGAAAAAGCAAATCAAGCGACTCGAAAACAAGATCAGCAAGCTGGAAGAGAAGAAGAAGGAAATCACCGAAGCCTTCAACGACACGACGCTTAGCGCCGAGCGTATTACGGAGCTGTCCAAAGATTTAGCAACAGTAAAAGAAGAAATCGAGGAACTGGAAATGGAGTGGATGGAGTTGGCGGATTTGGCTTAATTAAAGCAAAAGCTTTACCTCTGCCTTAAACATACATCTCCGGCGCTTTCTCGAAGTTCACTTTACATCCATCACAACAGAAATAGACCTTTTCTCCATGGTGCTCAACGATATGCTTGGCGGCACTTTTGAGTACGGGTACCTTGCATACTGGATTAATGTAATAATCCTGATTGACCATGGTGGTCTCCAGGGATGTTTCCGTAGAGGAGTCGGTTTCCTTTTCGGCGCGGAAATCCTGGATGACTTCTGCGAGGATGCTGATGGCGACCTCCTGGGGGGTCTTTGCTCCAATATCTAAACCGGCGGGGGTTTTGATGCGCTTAAGCTGATCAAACGTCGTACCCATTTGGCGTAGCTCATGGTAGATGGCACTGGCTTTACGCCTGCTGGCTACGAAGGAGAGGTAGTTGCTATTGATACTCAGCGCATGATGCAAAGCATCGGCATCGCGTTCTCCCTGGGTGCAAACGATGACGTACTGGTTCATCTGTTCCTCCTGGGGAGCAAACTGATCTAGTGTCATTAGTTTATCAACCCCCAGAAAACCACTTTCATCGGTTGCGGAAAGCACCACCTCTACCTTGTAATCCATGGCTTTGGCGATCTTCGCAAGTGCCATAGCAATGTGTGAATTTCCGAAAATGAGCAATTGTGGTGTTGGTAAAACAGGTTCTATATAAACTTCTACTTCGCCTCCACTTTGGCATGTCATGCGGTACAACTTCGTGTTGCCGTCTATTACATCTTGCACATCTGGGCTGATGTGTACCATCCGAGGTTTACGGTCTTGTAAAGAAAGCAGTGCTTCTTTCAGAACGATGCCGCGAGTACACCCTCCTCCTATCCAGCCAAAGATTTGCCCATCAGCAGTAATGATAGCCTTATCACCAGGTTTGCCCGAAGAAGGAATCTTGCGACGGACAATGATAGCCGTCGCGTAAGCCTTGTTTTTCAGGTTCAAATCAGCCACCGTTTGTAGTAAAGCGTTATGCATCGATGAGTATATTTTCCAGTTCAAGTAAGCTGGCAAAATTGTGTGCAGCTCCAAAGTGGTCGAGGGCCGGAAGGGCCGTTTTCATTCCTTCCTGGATCGGTTCGTAGCCGTTCATTCCCTTGAGGGGATTGAGCCAGACCAACTTCTTGGACCTTAATTTTATTTTTTGAATGGCTTCCGCCAAAACTTCGGGTTCACCCGTATCTAGTCCATCACTAAGAACAATTGTAATGGTGTTTCCGTTCAAGTGCCGCTTCGCATAGTTGTCGTTGAAATCTTTTAAACAATCCCCTATTTTGGTACCGCTCGACCAATGGGTGACGTACTGCGAGATCATCATCAAGGCAACCGACAAATCTTTGTCTGCGATGTAGTCCGTAATGCGCATCAGCTTGGTGCTAAAAGCGAAGGCTTCAATCTGTTTAAAATGATTCCGCAAAGACCACAAAAACTTCAGCAGGTAGAAGGAATACTTGTCCATGGAGCCGCTCACATCCAGTAGGATGAGGAGCCGAAATTTTTCTTTCTTCTTTTTTGTCTTTACCAGACGGATGATTGTCCCGCCATTCTGGATGTTTTTTCTGATAGAGCGACCCAGATCGACGCTACCTTGTTTGCCTTTTTTCTTCTTACGCTTGATGCGTAAACTCATCTCTCTGATGAGTTTTTCAGACAATTCGTCCAGAAAACGAGTCTCACTGGCACTCAACTTTGTAAAATCCGTCTTTTTGACGGTTTCACTGTTGTTTGCGCCCGTTGTCGTTTTTGAATCCTCGCTGTGCTCATCGGTATCACTCTCTCCCTGCCCTAGCATTACGGCTATGCTTTTGGGAGCTTTCGTGATTTTCTTCTTGTTTTTCTGCGCTCTCTTATCCGCGATACGGGTTCCTTTCTGTCGCCAAAACCGACGATAGATATTGGTGAAAGCAAGCCGCTCTTCCTCTGCATGGCAATAAAGTGCTGCGAGTGCATACTCGAACAAATCCCGATCCAACCAGATACCGGATAATGTAGTCAGGACGGCATCCTGACTACATTGAAGCCCTGCCTTGAAGCCCGCTTCCCGAGCTACCTGGCTAAATCCTACCAAAGACTCACTAAACGAATTATAGTGGGTGTAGTGATCCAATTTGTATTTATTTCTCGGCTTGTCCGGCGTTCTCCCGCTCTTTCTTCATCTCCGCGATGCGCTCTCGAGCCGCTTGCGCGGCATCTTTTGCGGTGCTCTTTACGCGATCACCAGGGAGGTTCAGCGAATTGTAATGGGCACGGCTTTTTTCGCCTTCAGCCAAGCGCTCTTCATCAAGCTTTTTGTATTCGTTGGTCAATGACATGTTTCGTGTTTTTAATCTTGAAAAATTTCCTGAGCGACAAGCTTTATGTCGTGATCAGATTTAAGCAAACAAGATAAGCTGTTGTAGACCGCATTTCCTTCCCCATGCAGTGCTGCAATTCCTCTGGCCCAGTCGATGGTTTCCGAAATACCCGGAGACTTATCGAGCTTCAGCCGGCGAATCTGACTTACATAGGCACCAATTTGCGCTGCCAACTGCATTTCAATATCAGGAATGTGCTTTCTGATGATTTTGATTTCCTTCTCCATATCGGGGTAGTTGACCCAATGGTAAAGGCATCGTCTCTTCAGAGCGTCACTCAATTCACGGGTACGGTTGGAGGTAAGTACAACTACGGGTTTGTGCTTGGCCTTGATGGTTCCCAATTCAGGAATACTGATCTGAAAATCAGACAACAATTCCAGCAAGAAAGCCTCAAACTCCTCATCCGCCCGGTCTATCTCATCAATCAGTAAGACCATCCTCCGATCCGCACTGATGGCTTGTAGTAATGGTCTTTTCAAAAGGTATTCTTCACTGAAAATAAGTTCTTCTTTCTCTTTTTCAGAAATACCGCTTTGCTCGTAAATCTTGATGGCTAACAACTGTTTTTGATAATTCCATTCGTAAATGGCATTGTTGACATCAAGCCCTTCGTAGCATTGTAGTCGGATTAAATCATAACCGAGGTACTTGGATAAGATATAGGCTACCTGTGTTTTCCCTACTCCTGGAGGGCCCTCTAGCAGCAGCGGCTTTTCCAGTTGCAGCAGTAAAAACAAGACTGTAGCCAGCTCTTCTTCCACTACAAATCCTAATTCATCAAGCAAAGGTATGAGTTCCTTGGGTCCAGTCACTAAGCATCTTTTTTTCCGCCTTTGAAGATATCTCCAACGCTTCCCAACATGCTTTTCACGACCGTGCCGGCAAGTGCTCCTGCGTTGAGTGCATTATCGGTTTCACCTGCCGTTTCTCCACCGTTACCCGCCAATTTATTGCTGAAGTTTTTCACAAACTGGTTGAGCAACTGATCGGATACATCGTTGATGAGCCGGGAACCAAATTGGGCCAACATGCCTACGATGGTGATGTCCATACTGAAACTGACGTGGGTTTTCCCATTCTCTTCCGTCAGCACACCTTTCATGATCATGTCCGCACTTCCCTTGCCTTTGCTGTCCAGCCCGCGGCCTTTCAGTACCATTTTATGATTGGCTTCGTCCAGCTCTACAATCTCGATATCGCCAGCGTAAGCTGCTTTGATGGGACCAAACTTGGTGACTACCTCGCCTTTATAGTTGCGATCATCGATCTTTTCGGTGATGGCCGCACCAGGTACACAGTCTACGATTTCTTCCGGTGCCGCCAAGCTTTTCCAAACCACCTCGATCGGCTGGTCAATGTCAAATTCTTTCGTTATTAAAGTATTCATCGTTTCTTTTTGAAGTGCTGCGCCAGGAGGCAATATCAACCTGGCGCAGCTGATAATTAATCCTTAAAGTACCCTAAGCGCTTCAATTCTTTGTAGAGTTTGAAGGGGGTCACTGGAATTTCCAAGTGCTTGACACCCAAATGGGCCACAGCATCTACAATGGCATTTACAATAGCGGGCGGAGCACCTACGGTGGGTGATTCCCCAACGCCTTTGGCACCGATTGGGTGATGAGGAGCGGGCGTCACGGTGTGGCCCGTTTCCCAACTTGGCGATTCTACTGCTGTTGGCACAAGATAATCCATGAAGGTTCCATTGAGGATGTTTCCTGCATTATCGTAGATCAGCTCTTCGTACATTGCTGGTGCCAAACCTTGCGTAAGCCCTCCATGCACTTGCCCTTGTACAATCATCGGGTTGATGATATTGCCACAATCGTCGATGGCCACGAATCTTCTGATCTTGATATGACAGGTTTCTGGGTCAACATCTACCACACAGATGTAAGCGCCAGAAGGGAAGGTCAGGTTGGGGGGATCGTAGTAGTGCGTGGCTTCGAACCCTGCCTCCATCCCGGGGGGATGGTTGGTGTAGGAAGCAAAGACAATCTCCTGGATGGTTTTAGCCTTTTCGGGCGCACCTTTCACGTAGAATTTGCCTGGCTCCCATTCCAGATCCTGCTCGCTAACTTCGAGGAGGTAGGCCGCAATCTTTTTGGCTTTATCGCGCAGCTTGCGGGCGGCCATGGCTGCTGCTGCTCCCGCCGTAGGCGTACTTCTACTGGCGTAGGTACCCAGTCCGTAAGGAGCCGTATCGGTATCTCCTTCTTCGATCTGGATGTGTTCCATCGGAATACCTAGTTCTTCGGCGACAATCTGAGCGTAGGTTGTTTCGTGGCCTTGCCCCTGTGATTTTGTACCAAAGCGGGCGATGGCCTTGCCCGTAGGATGCACCCTGATCTCCGCACTGTCGAACATCTTGATGCCGAGAATATCGAAATCTTTGGATGGCCCCGCTCCTACTACTTCGGTAAAAGTGGAAATGCCAATGCCCATGAACTTGCCTTGCTTTCGCAATTCGATCTGCTCCTTGCGCAGCTCATCGTAGTTGATGGCATCCATGGCCATTTTCAGACCAGCGTGGTAATCGCCACTATCGTAGAGCCAGCCCGTGGGAGATGCCCAAGGGAAGTCTTCTTTCTTGATGAAGTTCTCCATCCGCAATTGAGCGGGGTCTTTG is a window from the Lewinella sp. LCG006 genome containing:
- a CDS encoding ATP-binding cassette domain-containing protein, producing the protein MIYLELENVSKSYGEKVLFDRISLPINKGNKVALVAKNGTGKSTLLRVAGGVDLPEGLGAKVYIHRDARMHYLVQEPDFGEEQTILDAIFEGDNPMLKAIERYERALLIPDKAEDLQKALSKMDELRAWDFEARIKEVLSKLKIDDLQKKIKHLSGGQRKRVALARLIIDEPDLIILDEPTNHLDLDMIEWLEEFLRQPSLTILMVTHDRYFLERVCDYIVELDQGELFKYSGNYSEFLRKKATRFEIEGNEHEKNKKSLKRELEWLNRQPKARGTKGKARVNSVLELKDRVEDFSRDAEMQIDIKGQRLGKTILEAYSVNKSYGDHLIIKDFDYKFKKGERIGIAGPNGVGKTTFLHLLTEEERPTGGKIVVGGNTVFGYYTQDGMQLKEDQTVIEVIRDIAEFIPLEKGAKLTAEQLLERFLFPRSQQRVYVSQLSGGERRRLYLLTVLMKNPNFLILDEPTNDLDIMTLNVLEDFLMDFPGCIIIVSHDRFFLDKLVDHLFVFEGEGKIRDFLGTYSEYRVDQLERERAQRSEERKEEQQRKAEVEELKPGLTQEQKKQIKRLENKISKLEEKKKEITEAFNDTTLSAERITELSKDLATVKEEIEELEMEWMELADLA
- a CDS encoding DEAD/DEAH box helicase, with product MKFTEFGFSATLMEGLDAMGFYEATPIQEQAIPAIMAGKDLLGCAQTGTGKTAAFLLPILDRYTSEPHKGIDTLIIGPTRELVQQVDRQLEGFSYFTPVSSIPIYGGRDGRSMDQERKALKTGAPVIVATPGRLIAHLDLGYVDFSQVRHFILDEADRMLDMGFVHDILKIASHLPQKRQTLLFSATMPTRIRKFARDLFNNEPVEVNVAVSKPAENILQGAYELEDEGKVKLVAHLLQGKKNLQRTIIFASTKKKVREVNTALQRAGLSVAAISSDLDQNAREDALQDFRSGKIPIVVATDVLSRGIDIKGIDVVINYDVPPDPEDYVHRIGRTARADASGVALTFISRGDRGRFRRIEEMINMEIRRMPLPEGIPVGSPPSKGGRSSSGGRGRGGNSRSGGRNSSRGSSDNRGGSGSSRSGGRRSDGPKKT
- a CDS encoding AAA family ATPase — protein: MTGPKELIPLLDELGFVVEEELATVLFLLLQLEKPLLLEGPPGVGKTQVAYILSKYLGYDLIRLQCYEGLDVNNAIYEWNYQKQLLAIKIYEQSGISEKEKEELIFSEEYLLKRPLLQAISADRRMVLLIDEIDRADEEFEAFLLELLSDFQISIPELGTIKAKHKPVVVLTSNRTRELSDALKRRCLYHWVNYPDMEKEIKIIRKHIPDIEMQLAAQIGAYVSQIRRLKLDKSPGISETIDWARGIAALHGEGNAVYNSLSCLLKSDHDIKLVAQEIFQD
- a CDS encoding SRPBCC family protein; this translates as MNTLITKEFDIDQPIEVVWKSLAAPEEIVDCVPGAAITEKIDDRNYKGEVVTKFGPIKAAYAGDIEIVELDEANHKMVLKGRGLDSKGKGSADMIMKGVLTEENGKTHVSFSMDITIVGMLAQFGSRLINDVSDQLLNQFVKNFSNKLAGNGGETAGETDNALNAGALAGTVVKSMLGSVGDIFKGGKKDA
- a CDS encoding XdhC family protein, which translates into the protein MHNALLQTVADLNLKNKAYATAIIVRRKIPSSGKPGDKAIITADGQIFGWIGGGCTRGIVLKEALLSLQDRKPRMVHISPDVQDVIDGNTKLYRMTCQSGGEVEVYIEPVLPTPQLLIFGNSHIAMALAKIAKAMDYKVEVVLSATDESGFLGVDKLMTLDQFAPQEEQMNQYVIVCTQGERDADALHHALSINSNYLSFVASRRKASAIYHELRQMGTTFDQLKRIKTPAGLDIGAKTPQEVAISILAEVIQDFRAEKETDSSTETSLETTMVNQDYYINPVCKVPVLKSAAKHIVEHHGEKVYFCCDGCKVNFEKAPEMYV
- a CDS encoding VWA domain-containing protein; this encodes MDHYTHYNSFSESLVGFSQVAREAGFKAGLQCSQDAVLTTLSGIWLDRDLFEYALAALYCHAEEERLAFTNIYRRFWRQKGTRIADKRAQKNKKKITKAPKSIAVMLGQGESDTDEHSEDSKTTTGANNSETVKKTDFTKLSASETRFLDELSEKLIREMSLRIKRKKKKGKQGSVDLGRSIRKNIQNGGTIIRLVKTKKKKEKFRLLILLDVSGSMDKYSFYLLKFLWSLRNHFKQIEAFAFSTKLMRITDYIADKDLSVALMMISQYVTHWSSGTKIGDCLKDFNDNYAKRHLNGNTITIVLSDGLDTGEPEVLAEAIQKIKLRSKKLVWLNPLKGMNGYEPIQEGMKTALPALDHFGAAHNFASLLELENILIDA